In the Desulfuromonas sp. DDH964 genome, CGGGGTCGATCCGGAGTTGGAGATGGCGATCAACCCCTTCCTGCGCCACCTCGGCAACGAGGAGATGCTGCGCGCCGACAACAGCCGCGATGCCCTGGTCGGGGAACGGCTGCTACACGAACTCAAGCTGCAGCCGGGGAACAAATTCGTCATCACAGTGCAGAATCGCGACGGCGAGCTGGCGAGCGAACTTTTTCGCGTCCGCGGCGTGGTCCAGAGCGGCATCCGTGAGGTCGATCGCTCCCTGGTCATGGTCGACCGGCGCCGCGCCGCGGCCATGGCCGGCATCCCCGGCGAGATTCACGAGCTCGCCCTGGTCCTGCGCGGGACCGGGGACGAGGCGGCGACCCTGCCACAGGTGGCCGCCCTGGTCGCCGACCGCCCGGAACTGCGCGCCCTCGGCTGGCAGGAGGCGATGCCGAACCTCTCCAACGCCATCCGCCTCGATTACGCGAGCCAGAAGTTTATCTTCGTGGTGATCCTGCTCATCGTCACCATCGGCGTCGTCAACACCCTGCTGATGTCGGTGCTGGAACGGATCCGCGAGTTCGGTGTGATCCTCGCCGTCGGCGCTACCCCGGGACGGCTGCGGCGGATGATCCTCGCCGAAGCGTTGATCCTCGGCCTGGCTGCCCTGCTGCTCGGCAG is a window encoding:
- a CDS encoding ABC transporter permease — encoded protein: MDLLQLAWKNLWRNPRRTLITLAALSFSLMLVQAFHNLSFGVYAGMIDSGVRAGSGHIAIYRGNYAASRNEKLSFPAAQLPTTTAALPAVLQALPRVYLPGLAQSSRESRGILLTGVDPELEMAINPFLRHLGNEEMLRADNSRDALVGERLLHELKLQPGNKFVITVQNRDGELASELFRVRGVVQSGIREVDRSLVMVDRRRAAAMAGIPGEIHELALVLRGTGDEAATLPQVAALVADRPELRALGWQEAMPNLSNAIRLDYASQKFIFVVILLIVTIGVVNTLLMSVLERIREFGVILAVGATPGRLRRMILAEALILGLAALLLGSLLGSLATWYLVTVGIDLRTFLPENLEFGGVVFDPILRATWDIAWMVRIALYVLALALLASLYPAVKAARIRPVEAMRHF